In Turicibacter sanguinis, a genomic segment contains:
- a CDS encoding NUDIX domain-containing protein, which produces MVNCSVRAVIVKEGKLLCLKVLDEQVCYYMLPGGKIGHVEDMFDSIKRHCFEKVNANVKVHDLLFVRDYLSNYEACEHTIEHIFVCYPEDETEIQNGSYPDCNQVDVEWIPIRKFDQYQFCPRRLQEVIIAFCKGEDVDIYLDEVGY; this is translated from the coding sequence GTGGTAAATTGTTCTGTTCGTGCTGTGATAGTGAAGGAAGGAAAGTTGCTTTGTTTAAAGGTTTTGGATGAGCAAGTTTGTTATTATATGTTACCGGGTGGAAAGATAGGTCATGTGGAAGACATGTTTGATTCTATAAAAAGGCATTGTTTTGAAAAGGTGAATGCTAATGTTAAGGTTCATGATTTGTTGTTTGTACGCGACTATTTATCTAATTATGAGGCATGCGAACATACGATTGAACATATTTTTGTTTGCTATCCAGAGGATGAGACTGAAATTCAAAATGGAAGTTACCCAGATTGTAACCAGGTTGATGTAGAATGGATTCCGATTCGAAAGTTTGATCAGTATCAGTTTTGTCCAAGACGTTTACAGGAAGTGATTATTGCTTTTTGTAAAGGTGAGGATGTGGATATTTATTTAGATGAAGTTGGATATTAA
- the alr gene encoding alanine racemase, with protein MSFYRDTWAEVDLDAIVYNVQQIKKLHPNKKIFAVVKANGYGHGDVEVSRVALLAGVTNLAVSGLDEALGLRKAGIEAPILVLGMTRLKDVSIAAQYNIALTAHDECWISKLVELPLETPVKVHLKIDSGMHRLGLTTKEKVKETFELLKAAPNVEIEGVFTHMATADCDADYLEYQIKTFESLIEDLDLSSIKYVHIENTATLLQREFEFDHAIRLGLGLYGINPDATFIPLEFDLKPALRLYSKITQVKRINKGDKVGYGATYTAENDEWIGVVPIGYADGWIRAHQGRNVIVEGKECEIIGRVCMDQLMIRLPHEVEMGTMVTLIGDGMPVERVADEIGTISYEILCMLSDRVPRVYKQNGKITTIRKMRFDHGDPS; from the coding sequence ATGTCATTTTATCGTGACACATGGGCAGAGGTTGATTTAGATGCAATTGTTTATAACGTACAACAAATTAAAAAGTTGCATCCAAATAAAAAGATTTTTGCGGTTGTTAAAGCAAATGGCTATGGTCATGGCGATGTTGAGGTTTCTAGGGTTGCACTTTTAGCGGGGGTTACGAATTTAGCGGTTAGTGGACTTGATGAAGCATTAGGTCTTCGAAAAGCTGGGATTGAAGCGCCTATTTTAGTTTTAGGAATGACTCGCTTAAAAGATGTTAGTATTGCAGCGCAGTATAATATTGCCCTAACAGCTCACGATGAGTGTTGGATTTCAAAGTTAGTTGAGTTACCATTAGAAACGCCTGTAAAAGTCCATTTGAAAATCGATAGTGGAATGCATCGATTAGGATTAACAACAAAAGAAAAAGTAAAAGAAACATTTGAATTATTAAAAGCAGCACCAAATGTTGAGATTGAGGGAGTCTTTACTCATATGGCGACAGCGGATTGTGATGCGGATTATTTAGAATATCAGATTAAAACCTTTGAATCTTTAATCGAAGATTTAGATTTAAGTTCTATTAAATATGTTCATATTGAAAATACAGCGACGTTATTACAACGAGAATTTGAATTTGATCACGCCATTCGTTTAGGACTTGGTCTTTATGGTATTAATCCAGATGCGACGTTTATTCCACTTGAATTTGATTTAAAACCAGCCCTAAGGCTATATTCTAAAATTACTCAGGTTAAACGTATCAACAAGGGAGACAAAGTTGGATATGGGGCAACTTATACAGCGGAGAATGACGAGTGGATTGGAGTTGTTCCAATCGGCTATGCCGATGGCTGGATTCGTGCTCATCAAGGCCGAAATGTTATTGTTGAAGGGAAGGAATGTGAAATCATCGGACGTGTTTGCATGGATCAGCTCATGATTCGCCTTCCACACGAAGTTGAGATGGGAACAATGGTAACCTTAATCGGAGATGGAATGCCAGTTGAACGTGTAGCAGATGAAATTGGAACCATTAGTTATGAAATTTTATGTATGTTAAGCGACCGTGTTCCCCGTGTTTACAAACAAAACGGAAAAATTACAACCATCCGAAAAATGAGATTTGATCATGGGGACCCATCCTAA
- the rsmI gene encoding 16S rRNA (cytidine(1402)-2'-O)-methyltransferase — translation MQIQKSFKQDLASLYLVATPIGNLGDMTPRGIEVLKSVDMIAAEDTRHTKKLCHVYEIETPLTSYHEHNKGTKGDYIIELLSEGKNVALVSDAGLPCISDPGYEIVAEAIKAGFAVIPVPGANAALSALIASGLVPQPFLFYGFLNRVKSKKKKELEELKYQPFTTIYYESPHRIKETLQAMQEVLGNRRIVIARELTKQYEEFVRGTVEECLNIVDDLRGEMVVIVEGSTETKEETLWWQELEVVDHVEHYVSEGFSTNESIKRVAKERGLAKNEVYRAYHVN, via the coding sequence ATGCAGATTCAAAAAAGTTTTAAACAAGACCTTGCTTCTTTATATTTGGTGGCAACACCAATCGGTAATTTAGGGGATATGACGCCTCGTGGAATTGAGGTTTTGAAATCAGTGGATATGATTGCAGCTGAGGATACGCGTCATACAAAGAAATTGTGCCATGTTTATGAGATTGAGACACCGTTAACGAGTTATCATGAACATAATAAGGGAACAAAAGGTGACTATATCATAGAGCTATTAAGTGAGGGTAAAAATGTTGCGCTTGTAAGTGATGCAGGATTACCTTGCATTTCAGATCCGGGTTATGAGATTGTGGCAGAGGCGATTAAAGCTGGGTTTGCGGTGATTCCAGTTCCAGGTGCAAATGCGGCGTTAAGTGCATTGATTGCATCAGGATTAGTTCCACAGCCATTTTTATTTTATGGATTTTTAAATCGTGTGAAGTCGAAGAAGAAAAAAGAGTTAGAAGAGTTAAAGTATCAACCCTTTACAACGATTTATTATGAGTCACCTCATCGTATTAAGGAGACGTTACAAGCGATGCAAGAGGTTTTAGGAAATCGTCGTATTGTGATTGCACGTGAGTTAACAAAGCAGTATGAAGAGTTTGTTCGCGGAACGGTTGAAGAATGTTTGAATATTGTCGATGATTTACGCGGTGAGATGGTTGTGATTGTTGAAGGATCAACTGAAACGAAGGAAGAAACGTTATGGTGGCAGGAACTTGAAGTTGTTGATCATGTTGAACATTATGTTTCTGAAGGGTTCAGTACAAATGAGAGTATTAAGCGTGTAGCGAAGGAACGTGGTTTGGCGAAAAACGAAGTTTATCGTGCGTATCATGTTAATTAA
- a CDS encoding zinc dependent phospholipase C family protein has product MIANTHRLVGEFLYQELPKELQKCVCRRKFVFGNVKPDLKKKYRQFSHYYRDNVTVIFKWLDIMIEKDYEIEEFSEKLGILIHFFCDYTCIYHANDYLHASHSIRQHIQYEGKLHLYASRQLKDFSKMAIIPFQNQQEIYDYVANLTFELNQEPAVISVEKDFENMMTLSMSVLLYILNHKYRGN; this is encoded by the coding sequence ATGATTGCGAATACTCATCGACTAGTTGGAGAATTTTTATATCAGGAACTTCCAAAAGAGTTACAAAAATGTGTATGTCGACGAAAATTTGTATTTGGTAATGTTAAACCTGATTTAAAGAAAAAGTATCGTCAGTTTAGTCATTATTATCGGGATAATGTGACGGTTATTTTTAAGTGGCTTGATATTATGATTGAAAAAGATTATGAGATAGAAGAGTTTTCAGAAAAGTTAGGTATTTTAATTCACTTTTTCTGTGACTATACGTGTATTTATCATGCGAATGATTATTTGCACGCATCACATTCAATTAGACAGCATATTCAATATGAAGGAAAGTTACATTTGTATGCATCACGCCAGTTAAAAGATTTCAGTAAAATGGCCATTATTCCATTTCAAAATCAGCAGGAGATTTATGATTATGTAGCGAATCTGACATTTGAGTTAAATCAAGAGCCTGCGGTGATTAGTGTAGAAAAAGATTTTGAGAATATGATGACGTTATCGATGTCGGTGTTGTTATATATTTTAAATCATAAATATCGAGGTAATTAG
- the cls gene encoding cardiolipin synthase, whose protein sequence is MKKSLVMIGLIVLTMIVYLAGFYYSIQFDSVVAATWGLVYMILSVASVLTWLVIFIYSDSKNKLPWLFIIALFPVIGIILYLMLGHNFRETFRYRRRLKELGPDYVVPSSDYETSDIKTEMSKLSQMLVRLNTMTCRSDVSFRTKTRILTNGDQKFPVLIDAIKNAQEFIFIEYYIFNSDDIGMEVINALKERAQAGVDVKLLFDPLGTSRKMKHSVLREMREAGIVVAEFDPVLVPFLTNKVNHRNHRKIVVVDGRLAITGGINVGDEYIHRSKKFGFWRDTSILVEGEAVRDFAVLFSGDWFFATGERLTNDLYYKKVTEVEDGGVQVIDSGPQSTLAAIKQAFFRMIMGAEKSVYIITPYLIPDFDVITALKNAALAGIDVRIIVPGRADRKFVYYATQSYFEPLLEVGVRIFTYDGVFCHSKVIVVDEEVASVGTTNMDIRSFYLNFEVNVMLYHTESIQSILNDFNIDLSRSTEVIYSQWIKRSAFKRALESLAQLFSSIM, encoded by the coding sequence TTGAAGAAGTCGCTTGTTATGATTGGATTAATTGTCTTAACAATGATTGTTTATTTGGCTGGATTTTATTATTCGATACAGTTTGATAGTGTAGTAGCAGCAACTTGGGGACTAGTTTATATGATTCTATCGGTGGCTTCAGTCTTAACGTGGCTCGTTATTTTTATTTATTCGGATTCTAAAAATAAGTTGCCATGGTTATTTATTATCGCCTTGTTTCCGGTTATCGGGATTATTTTGTATTTAATGCTTGGACATAATTTTCGTGAGACATTTCGGTATCGTCGTAGATTGAAGGAATTAGGCCCAGACTATGTTGTCCCATCGAGTGATTATGAGACGTCGGATATTAAGACGGAAATGAGTAAATTGTCACAGATGCTCGTTCGTTTAAATACAATGACATGTCGAAGTGATGTTTCATTTAGAACGAAGACGCGAATTTTAACAAATGGAGATCAAAAATTCCCTGTTTTAATTGATGCAATTAAAAATGCGCAGGAATTTATTTTTATTGAGTATTACATTTTTAATAGTGATGATATTGGGATGGAAGTTATTAATGCGTTAAAAGAACGAGCACAGGCAGGGGTTGACGTTAAATTATTATTTGATCCTCTTGGAACCTCTCGAAAGATGAAGCACTCTGTTTTAAGGGAGATGAGAGAAGCGGGAATTGTTGTGGCTGAATTTGACCCAGTTTTAGTTCCATTTTTAACGAATAAGGTTAACCATAGAAATCATCGAAAAATTGTTGTAGTGGATGGTCGACTTGCGATTACAGGTGGAATTAATGTTGGAGATGAGTATATTCATCGTTCTAAGAAATTTGGATTTTGGCGGGATACATCTATTTTGGTAGAGGGAGAGGCGGTTCGTGATTTTGCTGTTTTATTTTCGGGTGATTGGTTTTTTGCAACGGGTGAACGTCTAACGAATGATCTTTATTATAAAAAGGTGACAGAGGTTGAAGATGGAGGAGTTCAAGTTATTGACTCAGGACCTCAGTCAACACTTGCTGCGATTAAACAAGCTTTTTTTAGGATGATTATGGGAGCTGAAAAAAGTGTTTATATTATTACCCCGTATTTGATTCCTGATTTTGATGTCATAACGGCACTAAAAAATGCAGCTTTGGCAGGAATTGATGTTCGCATTATTGTCCCAGGTCGTGCAGATCGAAAGTTTGTATACTATGCGACGCAATCGTATTTTGAACCATTGCTTGAAGTTGGAGTTCGAATCTTTACTTATGATGGTGTTTTTTGTCATTCTAAGGTCATTGTAGTAGATGAGGAAGTAGCCTCTGTTGGAACAACGAATATGGATATCAGAAGTTTTTATTTGAATTTTGAAGTAAACGTAATGCTTTATCATACGGAATCGATTCAGAGTATACTGAATGATTTTAATATTGATTTGTCTAGAAGCACAGAGGTTATTTATTCACAGTGGATAAAACGATCTGCTTTTAAGCGCGCTCTGGAATCATTAGCTCAATTATTTTCGTCTATTATGTAG
- a CDS encoding tRNA1(Val) (adenine(37)-N6)-methyltransferase, with protein sequence MQKFLKENEVLNDLLGYDGLKIIQNPEMFNFSLDSTLLGDYPTINKGVKSIVDLCTGNAPVPLFLSLRSKAHITGVEIQDMSYDLATRNVAVNGLENRITIVKGDLKGIHEQLGKYAHDVVTCNPPYFKVNPDSNLNKNDYLTIARHEVLATLDDVVKEASLLLKHGGRFAMVHRPDRLVDIIETFRKYKIEPKRMRLVYPRINREANVLLIEGIKGGNPGNLRIDQPLFVYENETSLNYSQEILDLFMLGKKE encoded by the coding sequence ATGCAGAAATTTTTAAAGGAGAACGAGGTTTTAAATGATTTATTAGGTTATGATGGATTGAAGATTATTCAAAATCCAGAGATGTTTAATTTTTCACTTGATTCAACGTTGCTTGGTGATTATCCGACGATTAATAAGGGTGTAAAGTCGATTGTGGATTTATGTACGGGTAATGCGCCGGTTCCGTTATTTTTATCGCTTCGTTCTAAGGCACATATTACAGGTGTTGAGATTCAGGATATGTCTTATGATTTGGCGACGCGTAATGTGGCGGTGAATGGTCTTGAGAATCGTATTACGATTGTGAAGGGTGATTTAAAAGGAATTCATGAGCAGCTTGGAAAGTATGCTCATGATGTGGTCACTTGTAATCCTCCTTATTTTAAGGTAAATCCAGATAGTAATTTGAATAAGAATGATTATTTAACCATTGCACGTCATGAGGTTTTAGCGACACTTGATGATGTGGTGAAGGAAGCTTCATTATTATTAAAGCATGGTGGACGTTTTGCAATGGTTCATCGCCCAGATCGTTTAGTCGATATTATTGAAACGTTTAGAAAGTATAAGATTGAGCCTAAGCGTATGCGATTAGTTTATCCACGTATTAATCGTGAGGCAAATGTGTTATTAATTGAAGGAATCAAGGGTGGTAATCCTGGAAATCTACGTATTGATCAACCGTTGTTTGTTTATGAGAATGAAACAAGTTTAAATTATAGCCAAGAAATTTTAGATTTATTTATGTTAGGAAAAAAGGAATAG
- a CDS encoding PSP1 domain-containing protein, whose product MQYEVVGVQFKQVGKKYFFDPNGFELKKGDYVLVETIRGMEFGTVVIGPKFVNEEDVFLPLKPVMRIATDEDIEKHRKNKADEVEALASCEQLIIKNKLDMQLLGCEYTFDRTKLIFYFTAEGRVDFRQLVKDLAYTFRLRIELRQIGVRDAAKMIGGLGPCGRVLCCTSFLGEFATVTIKMAKNQQLSLNPSKISGICGKLLCCLKYENETYVELMQRLPDVGNRVLTEFGEGRVRSINMISETLLVDYKDTTRKHEASEIIKILDRKVKKEEIPFDPELKELMD is encoded by the coding sequence ATGCAATATGAAGTAGTAGGGGTACAGTTTAAGCAAGTTGGAAAAAAATATTTCTTTGATCCAAACGGTTTTGAGTTAAAGAAAGGTGATTATGTTTTAGTTGAGACGATTCGTGGAATGGAGTTTGGTACGGTTGTGATCGGTCCTAAGTTTGTGAATGAAGAGGATGTTTTTTTACCGTTAAAACCTGTTATGCGAATTGCAACGGACGAGGATATTGAAAAGCATCGTAAAAATAAGGCTGATGAAGTTGAGGCTTTAGCTAGTTGTGAGCAGTTAATTATTAAGAATAAATTAGATATGCAACTTTTAGGTTGTGAGTATACGTTTGATCGTACGAAGTTAATTTTCTATTTTACAGCTGAGGGACGAGTTGACTTTAGACAGTTAGTTAAGGATTTAGCTTATACGTTCCGTTTACGCATTGAGTTACGCCAAATTGGGGTTCGTGATGCTGCCAAGATGATTGGTGGTCTTGGACCTTGTGGGCGTGTGTTATGTTGTACCTCATTCCTTGGGGAGTTTGCAACGGTAACGATCAAGATGGCAAAGAATCAGCAGTTATCATTAAATCCATCTAAGATTTCAGGGATTTGTGGTAAATTATTATGCTGTTTAAAATATGAAAATGAAACATATGTTGAATTAATGCAACGATTACCTGACGTTGGAAATCGTGTGTTAACCGAATTCGGAGAAGGACGCGTTCGTTCAATCAACATGATTTCAGAAACATTACTCGTTGATTACAAAGATACAACACGTAAACACGAAGCATCTGAAATCATCAAAATTCTAGATCGAAAAGTCAAAAAAGAAGAAATCCCATTCGACCCAGAACTAAAAGAACTGATGGACTAG
- the holB gene encoding DNA polymerase III subunit delta': MKGWETIKDRQQEVVRFLINSYQKNRLVHAYILEGPKGVGKLFVAKNFAKMLLCESDDRICGTCRHCQMIESDGHVNVYMIRPDGNSIKKEQIQELQSEFSKMAAEDCAKVYIIEDADKMSVSAANSLLKFLEEPKANTYAIMLTQNKQKLLPTIRSRSVILSFKSLSNESLIQQYVEAGVSQHAPIISALTQNIDEGIELAESAHFNSLIELVLKIEDCFVKTNFDPSIVLARHQDLVKEKDAQFLFLKLYMIYYEDVLKLKVGKTKDLRYRMYTAPLSSSEEANSLAICLKKLRALMDAEKHLMANANVLLCFDQLFLEMKGGFIDAI, from the coding sequence GTGAAAGGTTGGGAGACAATTAAGGATCGCCAGCAAGAGGTGGTGCGCTTTTTAATCAATAGTTATCAAAAAAATAGACTGGTGCATGCGTACATTTTAGAGGGACCTAAAGGTGTTGGAAAGTTGTTTGTTGCGAAGAATTTTGCTAAAATGTTATTATGCGAGTCGGATGATAGGATTTGTGGTACGTGCCGTCATTGTCAGATGATTGAGTCTGATGGGCATGTGAATGTTTATATGATTCGACCGGATGGAAATAGTATTAAGAAAGAGCAGATTCAAGAGCTTCAGTCGGAGTTTTCAAAGATGGCAGCGGAGGATTGTGCAAAGGTTTATATTATTGAGGATGCTGATAAGATGTCTGTGAGTGCGGCAAATAGTTTGCTTAAGTTTTTAGAGGAGCCGAAGGCGAATACTTATGCGATTATGTTGACGCAGAACAAGCAGAAGTTGCTTCCGACGATTCGTTCACGGTCTGTCATTCTTTCATTTAAGTCTTTATCGAATGAATCTTTAATACAGCAATATGTTGAAGCGGGAGTGTCGCAACATGCTCCGATTATTTCGGCTTTGACTCAAAATATAGATGAAGGTATCGAGTTAGCAGAGTCAGCGCATTTTAATTCGTTGATTGAGCTTGTTTTGAAAATTGAGGATTGTTTCGTAAAGACGAATTTTGATCCCTCAATTGTGCTAGCTAGGCATCAAGATTTAGTTAAAGAGAAGGATGCTCAGTTTTTATTTTTGAAGCTTTATATGATTTATTATGAGGATGTCTTGAAATTAAAGGTGGGTAAGACAAAGGATTTGCGTTATCGTATGTATACGGCGCCACTTTCGAGTAGTGAAGAAGCTAATTCGCTTGCAATTTGTTTGAAGAAGCTACGAGCCTTGATGGATGCAGAAAAGCATTTGATGGCTAACGCAAATGTGTTGCTTTGTTTTGATCAACTATTTTTAGAAATGAAGGGAGGATTTATTGATGCAATATGA
- the tmk gene encoding dTMP kinase yields the protein MSGFFITLEGGEGAGKTTIANELIQKLSELGIETLYTREPGGIKIAEQIREVILDRENTEMDSRTEALLYAAARRQHLVEKVKPAMDAGKIVLCDRFVDSSIVYQGYARGIGMDEVREINQFAIEGFMPDMTIFFDIKPEDGLARIAANSGREVNRLDLEGLEFHQLVYEGYKIQANLFSERIVTVDATQSIEAVTNEICQLILEKLGK from the coding sequence ATGAGCGGATTCTTTATTACATTAGAAGGCGGAGAAGGGGCCGGAAAGACAACTATTGCAAATGAATTAATCCAAAAGTTATCAGAGCTTGGGATTGAGACTCTGTATACACGTGAACCTGGTGGGATTAAAATTGCGGAACAAATTCGTGAGGTTATTTTAGATCGTGAGAATACAGAGATGGATAGTCGTACTGAGGCTTTACTTTACGCTGCTGCGCGTCGTCAACATTTAGTTGAAAAGGTTAAACCGGCTATGGATGCAGGGAAGATTGTGTTATGTGATCGCTTTGTAGATAGTTCGATTGTATATCAAGGTTATGCTCGTGGAATTGGGATGGATGAAGTACGCGAGATTAATCAGTTTGCGATTGAAGGGTTTATGCCCGATATGACGATTTTTTTTGATATTAAGCCAGAGGATGGACTAGCGCGTATTGCTGCTAATAGTGGTCGTGAGGTTAATCGTTTGGATTTAGAAGGGCTTGAGTTTCATCAGTTAGTGTATGAAGGGTATAAAATTCAAGCTAATTTGTTTAGTGAACGTATTGTAACGGTTGATGCAACGCAATCAATCGAAGCGGTGACAAATGAAATTTGTCAGTTAATTTTAGAGAAGTTAGGTAAATAA
- a CDS encoding metal ABC transporter solute-binding protein, Zn/Mn family: MKKNILLFLTCFLLVSCGNQKPSTENHTQKQLNILTTVYPLTYFTEKIGGQYVNVNSILTPESDIHNYQLNDNVTNQILSSQLFLYIDDTLEPYIGDISLQFQEKNLNYIEIISLIKQQTAPEIGEAQTLISGTLSTTESPARKDDNLNTIISDYHLPDSRSQTNDITIMYESPYNHLWLHPSYAIMMCEIIRDELIKLLPEYKPTFDKNFEELKEKLLDLNNAFLSLSTAPNHYFLVTHAAYSTWAGYGLIQIPITDMYESPLPQQELETVQRLVSDLNLSYLYFEENITNYKAKQLQSELHLKTATLYNLATLTYDQINNGDDYFSLMYQNIKNLELELYE; encoded by the coding sequence ATGAAAAAAAACATACTACTATTTCTCACCTGTTTCCTACTTGTTTCCTGTGGCAATCAAAAACCAAGTACAGAAAACCACACCCAAAAACAACTCAACATCCTAACAACCGTCTACCCACTTACCTACTTCACCGAAAAAATAGGCGGACAATACGTAAACGTCAACTCAATCTTAACCCCTGAAAGTGATATCCACAACTACCAGCTAAACGACAACGTTACCAACCAAATCCTATCCTCACAACTATTCCTCTATATCGATGACACACTTGAACCATATATCGGGGACATTTCATTACAATTCCAAGAAAAGAACTTAAATTACATTGAAATCATCAGCCTCATAAAACAACAAACAGCTCCTGAAATTGGGGAAGCCCAAACCCTCATCAGTGGCACTCTCTCAACAACAGAATCACCCGCTCGAAAAGATGACAATCTAAACACCATTATTTCAGACTATCACCTTCCAGACAGTCGTAGCCAAACCAATGACATCACCATCATGTACGAAAGTCCTTATAATCATCTATGGCTACATCCTAGCTACGCCATCATGATGTGTGAAATCATCCGTGACGAACTTATCAAACTACTTCCAGAGTACAAACCAACCTTTGACAAGAACTTCGAAGAACTAAAAGAAAAACTTCTCGACCTCAACAACGCCTTTCTATCCCTGAGCACTGCTCCGAATCATTACTTCCTCGTTACACATGCTGCCTACTCAACATGGGCTGGATATGGACTCATTCAAATTCCAATCACCGATATGTATGAAAGCCCACTCCCACAACAAGAATTAGAAACTGTACAACGACTCGTATCAGACCTAAACCTCTCCTACCTATACTTTGAAGAAAACATAACAAACTATAAAGCCAAACAACTCCAAAGCGAACTCCACCTAAAAACTGCTACGCTCTACAATCTTGCAACACTCACCTACGACCAAATAAACAACGGAGACGACTACTTCTCTCTCATGTACCAAAACATCAAAAATCTAGAACTCGAACTCTACGAATAA
- the truA gene encoding tRNA pseudouridine(38-40) synthase TruA, which yields MKRIKCTVAYDGTLFNGYQRQPGQRTVQGEIEAALEKISKQPVTIHSSGRTDTGVHAYGQVFHFDSVVNMDGSRYVRALNSILPEDIYIIDSQEVHPEFHSRYHGKVKEYRYRLSLNEYNPMKRNYVYYHRFSLDVEKMREAMTYLLGTHNFTSFCGNLDDIDKVRTIYQADLIDEDGELTFIFVGNGFLRYMIRIMVGTLIQIGEGKKKPEDIKTIIEAKNRKLAGYTAKPQGLYLQRVDYPEEMLKPLTDYVDNEK from the coding sequence ATGAAAAGAATTAAATGTACGGTTGCTTATGATGGTACTTTGTTTAATGGGTATCAACGTCAACCGGGTCAAAGAACGGTACAGGGTGAAATTGAGGCAGCTTTAGAGAAGATTAGTAAGCAACCGGTTACGATTCATAGTTCGGGACGCACGGATACGGGTGTGCATGCATACGGTCAAGTTTTCCATTTTGATAGTGTGGTGAATATGGATGGTAGTCGATATGTTCGGGCATTGAATTCGATCTTACCTGAAGATATTTATATTATTGATAGTCAGGAGGTTCATCCTGAGTTTCATTCTCGTTATCATGGAAAGGTTAAGGAGTATCGTTATCGATTGTCTTTAAATGAGTATAATCCAATGAAGCGTAATTATGTTTATTATCACCGCTTTTCACTTGATGTGGAAAAGATGAGAGAGGCAATGACGTATTTGCTTGGGACTCATAATTTTACGTCATTCTGTGGTAATTTAGATGATATTGATAAGGTGAGAACGATTTACCAGGCAGATCTCATTGATGAGGATGGCGAGTTAACGTTTATTTTCGTTGGGAATGGATTTTTACGTTATATGATTCGTATTATGGTCGGTACGTTGATTCAAATCGGAGAAGGTAAGAAAAAACCCGAAGATATTAAGACAATTATCGAGGCCAAAAATCGAAAATTGGCAGGTTATACTGCTAAGCCGCAAGGGTTGTATCTGCAACGAGTTGATTATCCAGAAGAGATGTTGAAACCTTTGACGGATTATGTAGATAATGAAAAATAA
- a CDS encoding energy-coupling factor transporter transmembrane component T family protein, with the protein MNGIIIGQYLPGQSFWHRLDPRSKIIATSLFVISSFLIEQWFFIGLLVVVELIAMKLTKIPLDYFFRSLKPIWFFVILTFFLQVLFNKQGNLLFSLGPIGIYDEGLNLGFFMSIRLIIVVLISTLLTLTTKPSDLTLALESLFKPFKKVGLPVSELALMISIALRFIPTLFEETQKILKAQASRGVDIKEGKFKDKVMQLISLLVPLFILSFKRADELANAMEVRGYVPGRPKTSINRLCWHVADTGLIVVCLVIFVGAIVF; encoded by the coding sequence GTGAACGGAATTATTATCGGACAGTATTTACCGGGTCAGTCATTTTGGCACCGACTGGATCCTCGTTCAAAGATTATTGCAACATCTTTATTTGTGATTTCAAGTTTTTTAATTGAGCAATGGTTTTTTATTGGACTTTTAGTTGTGGTTGAGTTAATTGCGATGAAGTTGACGAAGATCCCTTTGGATTATTTTTTTAGAAGTCTGAAGCCAATTTGGTTCTTTGTGATTTTGACGTTTTTCTTACAGGTTCTATTTAATAAGCAAGGAAATTTACTTTTTAGTCTGGGGCCTATCGGCATTTATGATGAAGGGCTTAATCTTGGTTTCTTTATGAGTATCCGACTTATTATTGTTGTGCTTATTTCTACTTTGTTGACACTTACGACTAAACCATCTGATTTGACGTTGGCGCTTGAGTCTTTATTCAAGCCATTTAAGAAGGTGGGGTTGCCGGTATCGGAGTTGGCGTTGATGATTTCGATTGCGCTTCGATTTATTCCAACATTATTCGAGGAGACGCAGAAGATTTTAAAGGCGCAGGCTTCTCGTGGTGTAGATATTAAGGAAGGTAAGTTCAAGGATAAGGTCATGCAGTTGATTTCTTTATTGGTGCCATTGTTTATTTTGTCGTTTAAACGCGCGGATGAGTTGGCGAATGCGATGGAGGTTCGTGGTTATGTTCCAGGACGTCCTAAGACGAGTATTAATCGTTTGTGCTGGCATGTGGCAGATACGGGATTAATTGTTGTTTGTTTAGTTATTTTTGTTGGTGCAATTGTGTTCTAA